A window of the Blastopirellula sediminis genome harbors these coding sequences:
- a CDS encoding nucleotidyltransferase domain-containing protein — protein MAQPVHYHPNLIFSPGTQVVALRDIVGPNGRTLHPRGAVGVVVKSPVDLQHSYRIRFPDGFEESLPPSELALLAKHKEGAIGARNAADPGDLLNRVAFRCIVGSQAFGLADDASDIDRRGFYIPPAELQWSLYGVPEQLELDESQEAYWELQKFIVLALKANPNVLECLYSPLVEKATPLAQQLLDMRSIFLSRLVYQTYNGYAMSQFKKMQSDIRSQGTVKWKHVMHLIRLLISGIRVLQEETVPVDVGPHRERLLAIKRGELPWEETEAWRRQLHAEFDAALQATCLPERPDYEQANAFLIAARKAALAEELP, from the coding sequence GTGGCTCAACCAGTTCACTATCATCCGAATCTGATCTTCTCGCCGGGGACGCAAGTTGTGGCGCTGCGCGATATCGTCGGGCCGAACGGGCGAACGCTGCATCCGCGCGGCGCGGTCGGCGTGGTGGTGAAGTCGCCGGTCGATTTGCAGCATAGCTATCGGATCCGCTTCCCGGACGGTTTTGAAGAGTCGCTGCCGCCGAGCGAGCTGGCGCTGTTGGCCAAGCACAAAGAGGGCGCCATCGGCGCTCGTAACGCCGCCGATCCTGGCGATCTGCTCAACCGGGTCGCGTTTCGCTGCATTGTCGGCTCGCAGGCGTTTGGCTTGGCCGATGACGCGTCGGACATCGACCGCCGCGGCTTTTATATCCCGCCGGCCGAGTTGCAATGGTCGCTCTACGGCGTGCCGGAGCAATTGGAGCTGGACGAGTCGCAAGAGGCGTATTGGGAACTGCAGAAGTTCATCGTTCTTGCGCTGAAGGCGAACCCGAACGTGCTGGAGTGCCTCTATTCTCCCCTGGTCGAGAAGGCGACGCCGCTCGCACAGCAACTGCTCGACATGCGGTCGATTTTCCTGTCGCGACTCGTGTACCAGACGTACAACGGCTACGCGATGTCGCAGTTCAAAAAGATGCAAAGCGATATCCGCTCGCAAGGAACGGTCAAGTGGAAGCATGTGATGCACCTGATTCGGCTATTGATCAGCGGAATTCGGGTGCTGCAGGAAGAAACGGTGCCGGTTGACGTCGGTCCGCACCGCGAGCGGTTGCTCGCGATCAAGCGGGGAGAATTGCCGTGGGAAGAAACAGAGGCCTGGCGTCGTCAGCTGCATGCGGAGTTTGACGCCGCGCTGCAAGCGACCTGTTTGCCGGAGCGTCCCGATTATGAACAAGCGAATGCATTTTTGATCGCAGCGCGCAAGGCGGCGCTCGCGGAAGAGTTGCCATGA
- a CDS encoding nucleotidyltransferase domain-containing protein — translation MNIEPRLYKQVEQHPYPLLFTTISGAHLYGFPSPDSDFDLRGIHLLPLTDVVGLREADETVEKSGIHDGLEIDLVTHDVKKFFLLMLKKNGYVLEQLLSPLVVQTTPEHEELKALAPGCITRHHAHHYLGFAATQWKLFKKEDPPRVKPLLYVYRVLLTGIHLMRTGQIEANLLHLNEEAKLPYLPELIARKLEGPEKGTLSAADLALHQQEYERLTWELEEAREHSQLPENASANGALNDLLVRVRLKQAQ, via the coding sequence ATGAACATCGAACCCCGACTTTACAAACAAGTCGAACAACATCCTTACCCTCTGCTGTTTACGACGATCAGCGGCGCCCATTTGTATGGATTTCCGTCGCCTGACTCCGACTTCGACCTGCGCGGGATTCACCTGTTGCCGCTCACCGACGTCGTCGGCTTACGAGAAGCGGACGAGACGGTCGAAAAGTCGGGCATCCACGACGGGCTCGAGATCGACCTGGTGACGCACGACGTCAAAAAATTCTTCCTGCTGATGCTGAAGAAGAACGGCTACGTGCTGGAGCAATTGCTTTCGCCGCTGGTCGTGCAGACGACACCGGAGCATGAAGAGTTGAAGGCGCTGGCGCCGGGCTGCATCACCCGGCATCATGCGCACCACTACCTCGGTTTCGCCGCGACGCAGTGGAAGTTATTCAAGAAGGAAGACCCGCCGCGGGTCAAGCCGCTGCTGTACGTCTATCGCGTTCTGCTGACCGGAATCCACTTGATGCGAACCGGCCAGATCGAAGCGAATCTGCTTCATCTGAATGAAGAAGCCAAGTTGCCTTACCTGCCGGAGCTGATCGCCAGAAAACTGGAAGGCCCGGAAAAGGGAACCCTGTCGGCCGCCGATCTGGCGCTGCACCAGCAAGAGTACGAGCGGTTGACGTGGGAACTGGAAGAGGCGCGCGAGCATAGCCAGCTGCCAGAGAATGCGTCGGCCAACGGAGCGCTGAACGATTTGCTGGTACGCGTACGGTTGAAGCAGGCGCAATAA